One genomic segment of Novisyntrophococcus fermenticellae includes these proteins:
- a CDS encoding M42 family metallopeptidase, with the protein MTQDLAYIIDTFEALVNIPSPSGFTQSSIEYVKKEALSFGYSCEKTEKGGLIITVPGKSDDTLGLSAHIDTLGAMVRSINEAGTLNLLPIGGYMMEAIEGTYCNVHTRDGRTYTGTISTTMPSVHTYDDARTLERVPKNMIVTIDECVSNKADVLNLGVQSGDFISLDPCFVHTESGFIKSRHIDDKASVAVLLGVLKSLSDQGSVPKNTLKFVISNYEEIGHGSSYIPSEIKEFLAVDMGAIGADLNGDEYTVSICAMDSSGPYDYELTNRLIKIAQEKGINYAIDIFPHYGSDVSAALRGGSNIRGALIGQGVHASHGIERTHEKGLQATFQLVMGYIETGF; encoded by the coding sequence ATGACTCAGGATTTAGCATACATCATTGACACTTTCGAGGCTCTGGTAAATATTCCAAGCCCGTCAGGTTTTACACAGAGTTCAATCGAATACGTGAAAAAAGAGGCACTCTCTTTCGGTTATTCCTGTGAAAAGACAGAAAAAGGGGGATTGATTATTACTGTTCCCGGAAAAAGTGATGATACGCTGGGGTTAAGCGCCCATATTGATACGCTGGGAGCTATGGTCCGCTCCATCAACGAAGCCGGGACTTTAAATCTTCTGCCAATCGGTGGTTATATGATGGAGGCCATAGAAGGAACCTATTGTAACGTTCACACAAGAGACGGCAGAACCTACACCGGAACAATTTCCACGACCATGCCCTCCGTCCATACCTATGATGATGCCAGGACTCTGGAACGTGTCCCCAAGAATATGATTGTAACCATTGATGAATGTGTCAGTAATAAAGCGGATGTGTTAAATCTGGGCGTTCAATCCGGTGATTTTATCAGTCTGGACCCTTGCTTTGTTCATACTGAAAGCGGGTTCATCAAATCCCGCCACATCGACGATAAGGCATCTGTGGCAGTCCTTCTGGGCGTTTTGAAAAGTCTTTCGGATCAGGGAAGTGTTCCGAAGAATACATTGAAATTTGTAATCAGTAATTATGAAGAAATCGGTCATGGCTCCTCTTATATTCCTTCGGAGATAAAAGAATTCCTGGCCGTGGACATGGGTGCCATCGGAGCGGATCTAAACGGCGATGAGTATACGGTATCCATCTGTGCTATGGATTCCTCCGGACCCTATGACTATGAATTGACAAACCGCCTGATTAAAATTGCTCAGGAAAAAGGTATTAATTATGCCATAGATATCTTTCCCCATTACGGTTCCGACGTTTCCGCTGCACTACGGGGCGGCAGCAATATCCGGGGAGCCCTGATCGGACAGGGTGTCCATGCTTCACATGGAATTGAGCGAACCCATGAAAAAGGATTGCAGGCAACCTTTCAACTGGTTATGGGTTATATTGAGACGGGCTTTTAG
- a CDS encoding IMP cyclohydrolase — protein sequence MELLSLEKELRGNSYPGRGIIIGRSPDGKSAVAAYFIMGRSENSRNRIFVEQGEGIRTQAFDDSKMEDPSLIIYAPVRVLGNKTIVTNGDQTDTIYEGMDKQLTFEQSLRSRAFEPDAPNYTPRISGILHVEHGSFSYAMSILKSNNGNPAQCNRYTFAYNNCVAGEGHFIHTYMQDGDPLPSFGGEPKPVDVSNDIDAFTSLLWSALNEENKVSLFVRYINIETGKYVTRIVNKHQ from the coding sequence ATGGAATTGTTATCATTGGAAAAGGAATTAAGAGGAAATTCTTATCCCGGCAGAGGCATTATCATCGGGCGGTCTCCGGATGGAAAATCGGCGGTGGCAGCTTATTTTATCATGGGTAGAAGTGAAAACAGCCGGAATCGCATCTTTGTGGAGCAAGGGGAAGGGATTCGTACCCAGGCCTTTGATGATTCAAAGATGGAAGACCCCAGCCTGATTATCTATGCACCTGTTCGTGTGCTTGGCAACAAAACAATTGTGACGAATGGGGACCAGACGGATACAATTTATGAGGGCATGGATAAGCAGCTCACCTTTGAGCAGTCTCTGCGGTCTCGTGCGTTTGAGCCGGATGCTCCGAATTATACACCTCGTATTTCCGGAATCCTACATGTGGAACATGGAAGCTTCAGCTATGCGATGTCAATCTTAAAAAGTAACAATGGAAATCCTGCTCAATGTAACCGTTATACCTTTGCATATAACAACTGTGTTGCCGGAGAAGGACATTTTATCCATACCTATATGCAGGATGGGGACCCGCTGCCAAGCTTCGGGGGAGAACCGAAACCGGTGGACGTTTCCAATGATATCGATGCATTCACAAGTCTTTTATGGAGCGCGCTGAATGAGGAGAACAAAGTCTCGCTGTTTGTGCGTTATATCAATATTGAAACAGGGAAGTATGTGACGAGAATCGTAAATAAACATCAATAA
- a CDS encoding phosphoribosylaminoimidazolecarboxamide formyltransferase has product MKELELKYGCNPNQKPSKIYVADGSNLPITVLSGKPGYINFLDAFNGWQLVRELKQATGLPAAASFKHVSPAGAAVGLPMDETLRKIYWVDDMGELSAQACAYARARGADRMSSFGDFIALSDVCDADTASLIKREVSDGVIAPGFTEEALEILRQKKKGGYCVIQMDENYKPAPLEHKEVYGVTFEQGRQELSIDDALLSNIVTQNKSLPEDAVRDMKIALITLKYTQSNSVCFVKDGQAIGVGAGQQSRVHCTRLAGQKADNWFLRQCPKVLGLEFVDGIRRADRDNAIDVYIGEAYMDVLADGAWEKIFKVKPEVFTREEKRAWLDQMSGVTLGSDAFFPFSDNIERAYKSGVSYVAQPGGSVRDDAVIDCCNKHHMVMAFTGIRLFHH; this is encoded by the coding sequence ATGAAAGAACTGGAATTGAAATATGGCTGTAACCCAAATCAAAAGCCTTCTAAGATTTATGTGGCTGACGGCAGTAATCTGCCGATTACCGTACTTTCCGGTAAACCCGGCTATATTAACTTTCTGGATGCGTTTAACGGATGGCAGCTTGTAAGAGAGTTGAAGCAGGCGACAGGTCTGCCGGCTGCTGCTTCCTTTAAACATGTTTCTCCTGCAGGGGCGGCTGTCGGTCTTCCTATGGATGAGACACTCCGTAAGATTTATTGGGTGGATGATATGGGAGAACTCTCGGCACAGGCTTGCGCATATGCCAGAGCACGCGGGGCAGACCGCATGTCATCCTTTGGGGATTTTATTGCACTGTCTGACGTATGCGATGCGGATACTGCCTCTTTGATAAAACGTGAGGTTTCGGATGGTGTAATTGCGCCGGGCTTTACGGAGGAGGCGTTAGAAATATTAAGACAGAAGAAAAAGGGTGGATATTGCGTGATTCAGATGGATGAAAATTACAAACCGGCCCCCCTTGAGCATAAAGAAGTCTATGGTGTGACTTTTGAGCAGGGACGTCAGGAGCTTTCGATTGATGACGCACTGCTTTCCAATATTGTGACTCAGAATAAATCTCTTCCTGAAGATGCAGTGAGAGATATGAAAATTGCCCTGATTACCTTAAAATATACACAGTCAAATTCAGTATGCTTTGTAAAGGACGGACAGGCCATCGGTGTAGGTGCAGGTCAGCAGTCCCGTGTACATTGTACGCGCCTCGCGGGACAAAAAGCTGATAACTGGTTCCTGCGCCAGTGTCCTAAAGTTCTGGGCCTTGAATTTGTGGATGGAATCCGCCGGGCGGACCGTGACAATGCAATTGATGTCTATATTGGAGAAGCGTATATGGATGTATTGGCTGATGGTGCCTGGGAAAAGATTTTCAAGGTAAAACCTGAGGTCTTTACAAGAGAGGAAAAACGTGCATGGCTGGACCAGATGTCCGGTGTAACCCTTGGTTCAGATGCATTTTTCCCTTTCTCCGATAACATTGAAAGAGCATATAAAAGTGGAGTCTCATATGTTGCGCAGCCGGGAGGATCTGTTCGTGATGATGCTGTGATCGACTGCTGCAATAAGCATCATATGGTTATGGCCTTCACTGGAATCCGGCTGTTCCATCACTGA
- a CDS encoding DNA-deoxyinosine glycosylase, with the protein MQLLHSMKKTYDGFFQEHEIPPVYDRNSRILILGSFPSVKSRETGFFYGHPQNRFWRVLSGICGCEIPETVSEKKRFLLDQRIAVWDVIASCTIEGSSDNSIRDVIPNDLGRILKTADIRQIFTNGTAADKLYHKYIENTTGMKAVRLPSTSPANAAWSVERLRESWEKIQAFL; encoded by the coding sequence ATGCAATTGTTGCATTCGATGAAGAAGACATATGACGGTTTTTTTCAGGAGCACGAAATCCCTCCTGTGTATGACCGGAATTCAAGAATATTAATATTGGGCAGTTTTCCTTCTGTAAAGTCCCGGGAGACCGGTTTTTTCTATGGACATCCACAGAATCGCTTCTGGAGGGTTCTGTCCGGAATCTGTGGGTGCGAGATTCCGGAGACGGTGAGTGAGAAAAAGAGATTTTTACTGGATCAAAGAATTGCAGTATGGGACGTGATCGCGTCATGTACCATCGAGGGATCCAGTGACAACAGTATACGGGATGTGATTCCCAACGACCTGGGACGGATTTTAAAGACTGCAGATATCAGGCAGATTTTTACCAATGGTACAGCAGCCGATAAGCTGTATCATAAATATATTGAAAACACTACGGGCATGAAAGCGGTGAGACTGCCCTCTACCAGTCCGGCCAATGCGGCATGGTCTGTGGAGCGGCTGAGGGAATCCTGGGAGAAAATTCAGGCTTTTCTCTAA
- a CDS encoding trimethylamine methyltransferase family protein has translation MSREQMIHDAAMEIMRDVGVRIHNEKAAKILRDHGIRMEGDTAFFTEEQVMHWVRKAPESFTLYARNPKYDTVIGGDHINPAATYGCAFIDDWDGTRRRGTMDDYIKCLKLVQAEDSYSINGGIMIQPGDIPEETAAVELFYTALLHSDKAIMLPTGFKKEMELIVEAGCELFGGKDAFIEKPRMIALINTVSPLTLDERMLDCLMILAEYGQPVIVCPAAMLGATGSLSMAGTIASGAAESLAGIVLAEMIRPGTPVVFGIQSTAADMRGGITFACAAPEGTLMQGFAANLAKFYGLPSRGGGCQTDAPVINCQAGYESMLTFSSAYRHGINLIMEAGGVMDSVNATSFEKMIVDFEIIRQVKASFTPIEVNEETLNLEEIKEIGHDGSFVTSDYTLENYRDLYSPHVGPRNGKGEAYFKSSIDVEIDRLLKKYENDKPELDSELKNKVKAVLEKSGLNLD, from the coding sequence ATGTCAAGAGAACAGATGATACATGATGCAGCTATGGAGATTATGCGCGATGTGGGTGTTCGAATCCACAATGAAAAAGCGGCGAAAATTTTAAGGGATCACGGTATTCGGATGGAAGGTGATACTGCATTCTTCACGGAAGAACAGGTCATGCACTGGGTCAGGAAGGCACCAGAATCATTTACGCTCTATGCAAGAAACCCCAAATATGACACCGTCATCGGAGGAGATCATATCAATCCGGCAGCTACTTACGGATGCGCTTTCATCGATGATTGGGATGGAACCCGGCGCCGCGGAACCATGGATGACTATATCAAGTGCTTAAAACTTGTTCAGGCGGAAGACAGTTATTCCATAAACGGAGGTATCATGATTCAGCCCGGAGACATACCGGAAGAAACTGCAGCAGTCGAATTGTTCTATACGGCACTTTTACATTCCGATAAAGCGATCATGCTGCCCACAGGTTTTAAAAAAGAAATGGAGCTGATTGTAGAAGCAGGCTGCGAGCTCTTCGGTGGCAAGGATGCTTTCATAGAAAAACCAAGAATGATTGCTCTGATCAATACCGTTTCTCCGCTGACACTGGATGAGAGAATGCTGGACTGCCTGATGATACTCGCCGAGTATGGACAGCCGGTGATTGTTTGTCCTGCGGCCATGCTGGGTGCAACAGGATCTCTTTCTATGGCAGGAACAATTGCCAGTGGTGCAGCCGAGAGTCTTGCCGGAATTGTGCTGGCGGAGATGATCCGACCCGGAACACCCGTTGTGTTCGGAATTCAGTCAACAGCAGCAGATATGAGAGGTGGTATCACATTTGCATGTGCGGCACCCGAAGGAACTCTTATGCAGGGATTTGCCGCAAATCTGGCAAAATTTTATGGACTTCCTTCAAGAGGAGGCGGATGCCAGACGGATGCACCTGTCATTAACTGTCAGGCCGGATATGAATCGATGCTTACATTTTCTTCCGCATACCGTCATGGAATTAATCTGATTATGGAAGCCGGTGGAGTCATGGATAGTGTAAATGCAACATCATTTGAAAAAATGATTGTCGACTTCGAAATCATCCGTCAGGTGAAAGCATCTTTTACACCGATTGAAGTGAATGAGGAGACCTTGAATCTGGAGGAAATCAAAGAAATCGGACATGATGGCAGCTTTGTTACCTCAGACTATACATTGGAAAATTACAGAGATTTGTATTCGCCCCATGTCGGACCACGTAATGGAAAAGGTGAAGCATATTTTAAGAGCAGCATAGATGTAGAAATTGACAGGCTGCTGAAGAAATATGAAAATGATAAGCCGGAACTGGACAGCGAACTAAAAAACAAGGTAAAAGCAGTATTGGAAAAGTCTGGACTTAATCTGGATTAA
- a CDS encoding glycosyltransferase family 2 protein, protein MDKLYVIIPAYNEEANIEQVIKQWYPIVEDYNGQMVIIDDGSTDRTYDILRHKEKECPLLTAISKRNGGHGATILYGYQYALEHHADYIFQTDSDGQTLPEEFEAFWENRRKFDMVIGFRKHREDGFSRIVVTRVLRVVTGVCFRVRIPDANTPYRLMKGQTLARYIHLIPEKFNLTNVLITVILVKKGCRVKWLPVTFRARQGGENSMNMKKIFKIGLQSVIDFRRMNQILQRKGECIEKDGV, encoded by the coding sequence ATGGATAAGCTATATGTGATAATTCCGGCTTACAATGAAGAAGCCAATATTGAACAGGTGATAAAGCAGTGGTACCCTATTGTGGAAGATTATAATGGGCAGATGGTGATCATCGATGATGGAAGTACGGACCGTACCTATGACATATTAAGACACAAGGAGAAAGAATGCCCTCTTTTGACTGCAATTTCCAAAAGGAATGGAGGACACGGAGCAACAATTCTATACGGCTATCAATATGCTCTGGAACACCATGCCGATTATATTTTCCAGACGGATTCAGATGGACAGACTCTTCCGGAGGAATTTGAAGCATTTTGGGAAAACAGAAGAAAGTTCGATATGGTAATCGGATTCAGAAAACACCGCGAGGATGGGTTTTCAAGGATTGTTGTAACCAGAGTATTGAGGGTGGTGACAGGAGTCTGTTTTCGTGTGCGTATACCTGATGCGAATACGCCGTACCGCCTTATGAAAGGCCAGACATTGGCCAGATATATACATCTTATTCCTGAAAAATTCAACCTGACTAATGTATTGATAACTGTGATACTGGTTAAAAAAGGATGCAGGGTGAAGTGGCTTCCGGTGACCTTCCGGGCAAGGCAGGGCGGGGAAAATTCTATGAATATGAAAAAGATATTTAAGATCGGTCTGCAGTCGGTGATAGATTTTCGCAGGATGAATCAAATACTGCAAAGAAAAGGTGAGTGTATTGAGAAGGATGGAGTTTAA
- a CDS encoding energy-coupled thiamine transporter ThiT has translation MFDFMINTEGGLTTAGYVVCIIGIIVLFLAGAFLTGKKAGKKSVSAKQTAFCGMGIALAFLTSYIKLIHMPFGGTVTLFSMLFIVLIAYWYGAKTGILVGLAYGILQFIQEPYVLSFFQVCCDYILAFAALGAAGFFRNQKHGLVKGYLVAILLRGAFHSLGGYLYWMDYMPDNFPQALASLYPIIYNYSYILVEGAMTVIFISIPAVSKALNQVKRIALED, from the coding sequence ATGTTTGATTTTATGATTAATACAGAGGGTGGTCTTACAACCGCCGGGTATGTGGTTTGTATTATCGGGATAATTGTATTATTTCTGGCGGGGGCTTTTCTGACCGGAAAAAAAGCCGGGAAAAAGTCGGTTTCTGCAAAACAGACTGCCTTTTGCGGCATGGGTATTGCCCTTGCATTCCTGACATCCTATATTAAGCTGATCCATATGCCGTTTGGAGGCACGGTCACTTTGTTCTCCATGTTATTCATTGTATTGATCGCATACTGGTATGGTGCCAAAACCGGGATTCTGGTTGGACTTGCCTATGGAATCCTGCAATTTATACAGGAACCCTACGTGCTTTCCTTCTTTCAGGTCTGCTGCGATTATATACTGGCCTTTGCCGCTCTGGGTGCCGCAGGATTCTTCCGTAATCAGAAACATGGATTAGTAAAAGGCTATCTTGTAGCGATTTTACTGAGAGGTGCATTTCATTCTCTCGGCGGCTATTTGTACTGGATGGATTATATGCCTGATAATTTTCCACAGGCACTGGCCAGTTTATATCCGATTATCTACAATTATAGCTATATCCTCGTGGAAGGTGCCATGACTGTCATATTTATCTCAATCCCGGCTGTTTCAAAAGCTTTGAATCAGGTAAAACGAATTGCATTGGAAGATTGA